A part of Saccopteryx bilineata isolate mSacBil1 chromosome 10, mSacBil1_pri_phased_curated, whole genome shotgun sequence genomic DNA contains:
- the FANCD2OS gene encoding FANCD2 opposite strand protein isoform X1: MRPGNSSCHSAAYGLWSSAELSMAGYQLWSPWTPLDESFQWLRHTTPTPSSKHPFRVSPCFPNTPSDIEVQLCFQEVTLVLDSPFLEPGVSPKLPCHTSELRTMNNKKGLVRKPQPVRLNGVDSVFGRVITAQPPKWTGTFRVSDKSAFCKIISREHQWPTGLKEPQIQMTVTMCKQMLRSILLLYATYKKCTFALQHSK, from the coding sequence AACTATCCATGGCTGGATACCAGCTCTGGTCACCATGGACCCCACTGGATGAGAGCTTCCAATGGCTGCGGCATACAACACCTACACCCTCTTCCAAGCACCCCTTTAGGGTTTCCCCCTGCTTCCCAAACACCCCTTCTGACATTGAAGTGCAGCTGTGCTTTCAAGAGGTCACTCTAGTCCTAGACAGCCCATTCCTGGAACCTGGGGTGAGTCCCAAGTTACCCTGCCATACATCAGAGCTCCGAACCATGAACAACAAGAAAGGGCTGGTCAGGAAGCCTCAGCCTGTCCGCCTCAATGGAGTGGATTCAGTCTTTGGCAGGGTCATCACGGCTCAGCCCCCAAAGTGGACTGGGACCTTCAGAGTTTCAGACAAGTCAGCCTTTTGCAAAATCATCAGTCGGGAGCATCAGTGGCCCACTGGACTAAAGGAACCTCAGATTCAGATGACAGTGACCATGTGCAAACAGATGCTGCGCTCTATCCTCTTGCTGTATGCAACGTACAAGAAGTGTACCTTTGCCTTGCAACATTCCAAGTAA
- the FANCD2OS gene encoding FANCD2 opposite strand protein isoform X2: MKGKPFWSEQGLSMAGYQLWSPWTPLDESFQWLRHTTPTPSSKHPFRVSPCFPNTPSDIEVQLCFQEVTLVLDSPFLEPGVSPKLPCHTSELRTMNNKKGLVRKPQPVRLNGVDSVFGRVITAQPPKWTGTFRVSDKSAFCKIISREHQWPTGLKEPQIQMTVTMCKQMLRSILLLYATYKKCTFALQHSK, encoded by the coding sequence ACTATCCATGGCTGGATACCAGCTCTGGTCACCATGGACCCCACTGGATGAGAGCTTCCAATGGCTGCGGCATACAACACCTACACCCTCTTCCAAGCACCCCTTTAGGGTTTCCCCCTGCTTCCCAAACACCCCTTCTGACATTGAAGTGCAGCTGTGCTTTCAAGAGGTCACTCTAGTCCTAGACAGCCCATTCCTGGAACCTGGGGTGAGTCCCAAGTTACCCTGCCATACATCAGAGCTCCGAACCATGAACAACAAGAAAGGGCTGGTCAGGAAGCCTCAGCCTGTCCGCCTCAATGGAGTGGATTCAGTCTTTGGCAGGGTCATCACGGCTCAGCCCCCAAAGTGGACTGGGACCTTCAGAGTTTCAGACAAGTCAGCCTTTTGCAAAATCATCAGTCGGGAGCATCAGTGGCCCACTGGACTAAAGGAACCTCAGATTCAGATGACAGTGACCATGTGCAAACAGATGCTGCGCTCTATCCTCTTGCTGTATGCAACGTACAAGAAGTGTACCTTTGCCTTGCAACATTCCAAGTAA